From one Bordetella genomosp. 9 genomic stretch:
- a CDS encoding symmetrical bis(5'-nucleosyl)-tetraphosphatase translates to MNASIWMIGDLQGCCEPLVRLLAHPELVGEPDSRFWFAGDLVNRGPHSLATLRRVMALEDRAVAVLGNHDLHLLAAAAGVRRPTKSDTIQEILDAPDAAELIDWLRRRPLAHFEQGHLLVHAGTLAKWDVHKTMALAAEVEDALRGPNWQRALQKMYGNQPVVWTDDMHGGKRLRVIINALTRMRLCTPKGHMEFDTKVAPGAWPAGLIPWYDVPDRQTRDVTVVFGHWSTLGLLLRKDVICLDTGCVWGGMLTALRLQDRKLVQVKCGKGLDPLSV, encoded by the coding sequence ATGAACGCAAGTATCTGGATGATCGGCGACCTGCAAGGGTGCTGCGAGCCTTTGGTCAGGCTGCTCGCGCATCCCGAGCTGGTCGGCGAACCCGATTCGCGTTTCTGGTTCGCGGGCGACCTGGTCAATCGCGGCCCCCACTCCCTGGCCACCCTGCGCCGCGTCATGGCGCTGGAAGACCGTGCCGTGGCGGTGCTGGGCAATCACGACCTGCATCTGCTGGCGGCCGCCGCCGGCGTGCGCCGGCCCACCAAATCGGACACCATCCAGGAAATCCTGGATGCGCCGGACGCCGCCGAGCTGATCGACTGGCTGCGCCGCCGCCCCCTGGCGCATTTCGAGCAGGGGCATCTGCTGGTCCATGCGGGCACCCTGGCGAAATGGGATGTCCACAAGACCATGGCGCTGGCCGCGGAAGTCGAAGACGCCCTGCGCGGCCCCAACTGGCAGCGCGCCTTGCAGAAGATGTATGGCAATCAGCCGGTCGTATGGACCGATGACATGCACGGCGGCAAGCGCCTGCGCGTCATCATCAACGCGCTGACGCGCATGCGGCTGTGCACGCCCAAGGGGCATATGGAGTTCGACACCAAGGTCGCCCCCGGCGCCTGGCCGGCCGGATTGATCCCCTGGTACGACGTGCCCGACCGGCAGACGCGCGACGTCACCGTGGTGTTCGGCCATTGGTCGACGCTGGGGCTGCTGCTGCGCAAGGACGTCATCTGCCTGGACACGGGTTGCGTGTGGGGCGGCATGCTGACGGCGCTGCGCCTGCAGGACCGCAAGCTGGTGCAGGTCAAATGCGGCAAGGGGCTGGACCCGCTGTCGGTCTAG
- a CDS encoding lysophospholipid acyltransferase family protein, which translates to MVLLGLLLVGTVYPIVGARGRDMLNRTWSRCLLRICGVRLRVQGQPLMQGPVLIVANHVSWLDIFVINAVRPTAFVAKSEIRRWPIVGWLVAGAGTLFLQRGHRHAIHSVGEAMKGRFASGESVGLFPEGTTTEGYVPLPFHGSLFEPARQAGVTIQPVALRFMRHGQRDSFAAFVGDETLVGNLWRVLGARGLAVETFYLPPLDTDGQTRLEMAADARARIQQVLGD; encoded by the coding sequence ATGGTGCTGCTGGGCCTGCTGCTGGTCGGCACGGTCTATCCCATCGTCGGCGCGCGCGGCCGCGATATGCTCAACCGCACCTGGTCCCGCTGCCTGCTCCGAATTTGCGGCGTGCGCCTGCGCGTGCAGGGCCAGCCGCTGATGCAGGGGCCCGTGCTGATCGTCGCCAACCACGTGTCATGGCTGGATATTTTCGTCATCAACGCCGTGCGGCCCACGGCTTTCGTGGCCAAGAGCGAGATCCGCCGCTGGCCCATCGTCGGCTGGCTGGTGGCGGGCGCCGGCACCCTGTTCCTGCAGCGCGGCCATCGGCACGCCATCCACTCGGTGGGCGAGGCCATGAAAGGCCGATTCGCCTCGGGCGAATCGGTGGGACTGTTTCCGGAAGGAACCACCACGGAAGGCTACGTGCCGCTGCCCTTCCATGGCAGCCTGTTCGAGCCCGCGCGCCAGGCCGGCGTGACCATCCAGCCGGTGGCGCTGCGCTTCATGCGGCACGGCCAACGCGATTCCTTCGCCGCCTTCGTCGGCGACGAAACCCTGGTGGGAAATCTGTGGCGGGTGTTGGGCGCCCGCGGGCTGGCGGTGGAAACCTTCTACCTGCCGCCGCTGGATACCGACGGGCAAACCCGTCTGGAGATGGCCGCCGATGCCCGCGCCCGCATCCAACAGGTCCTGGGCGATTGA
- the ruvX gene encoding Holliday junction resolvase RuvX, which produces MVEETLLAFDYGTKKIGIAIGNTLVRQATPMEIIHSEVRDVRFGRIAALLREWQPQRLIVGLALAADGGEQEATARCRRFANQLHGRFGLPVVLVDERGSSMQAQALLGTHAPDDAAAAAVILQRYLDALPG; this is translated from the coding sequence GTGGTCGAGGAAACCCTGCTCGCCTTCGACTACGGCACCAAGAAGATAGGCATCGCCATCGGCAATACCCTGGTCCGCCAGGCCACGCCCATGGAAATCATCCACAGCGAGGTCCGCGACGTGCGCTTCGGCCGCATCGCCGCCTTGCTGCGGGAGTGGCAGCCCCAGCGCCTGATCGTCGGGCTGGCGCTGGCCGCCGATGGCGGCGAACAGGAAGCCACCGCCCGCTGCCGCCGCTTCGCCAACCAGCTGCATGGCCGGTTCGGCCTGCCGGTGGTGCTGGTCGACGAGCGCGGCTCCAGCATGCAGGCCCAGGCGCTGCTCGGGACCCATGCGCCGGACGACGCCGCCGCCGCGGCCGTCATCCTGCAACGCTACCTGGACGCCCTGCCGGGCTAG
- a CDS encoding YqgE/AlgH family protein, producing the protein MSDDNNKPDSDDTPAVDFSNQFLVAMPNMVEGSLAGAVIYICEHTAKGALGLVINRPTDLTLGTLFERIELNLEIAPVKETPVFFGGPVQTDRGFVLHAPPGDYTSSIKLGGLALTTSRDVLQAVADGNGPARMLVTLGYAGWGAGQLESEMSRNAWLSVSADPDIIFDVPPEDRYPAALKLLGIDPVMLAGDAGHA; encoded by the coding sequence ATGAGCGACGACAACAACAAGCCGGACAGCGATGACACGCCGGCGGTTGATTTTTCCAATCAGTTTCTGGTCGCTATGCCCAACATGGTCGAAGGAAGTCTGGCGGGAGCGGTTATCTATATTTGCGAGCACACCGCCAAGGGCGCCCTGGGCCTGGTGATCAATCGGCCCACCGACCTGACGCTGGGCACCCTGTTCGAGCGCATCGAGCTGAACCTCGAAATCGCGCCGGTCAAGGAAACACCGGTGTTCTTCGGCGGCCCGGTCCAGACGGATCGCGGCTTCGTGCTGCACGCGCCACCGGGCGACTACACGTCCAGCATCAAGCTGGGCGGCCTGGCCTTGACCACGTCGCGCGACGTGCTGCAGGCCGTGGCCGACGGCAACGGGCCGGCGCGCATGCTGGTCACCCTGGGGTATGCCGGCTGGGGCGCGGGGCAGCTGGAAAGCGAGATGTCCCGCAATGCCTGGCTCAGCGTTTCGGCCGACCCGGACATCATCTTCGACGTGCCCCCGGAAGACCGCTATCCCGCGGCGCTGAAGCTGCTGGGCATAGACCCGGTCATGCTGGCCGGCGACGCGGGCCATGCCTAG
- a CDS encoding rubredoxin, producing the protein MRTWMCLICGWVYDEEAGLPDEGIAPGTRWEDVPPNWVCPECGARKEDFELMEI; encoded by the coding sequence ATGCGAACTTGGATGTGTCTGATCTGTGGCTGGGTCTACGACGAAGAGGCCGGCTTGCCCGACGAAGGCATCGCGCCCGGCACCCGCTGGGAAGACGTGCCGCCCAATTGGGTCTGTCCCGAATGCGGCGCCCGCAAGGAAGATTTCGAACTTATGGAGATCTGA
- the thiD gene encoding bifunctional hydroxymethylpyrimidine kinase/phosphomethylpyrimidine kinase has protein sequence MTFPTPPIVLIFGPFDPTGSDGLPADAVTCASLGCHGLAAVTALTVQDTAAVEDVQAISPELLDDQARCVLEDMPVQAIKVGALYTAEAASAVAQVAADYSNVPLVLHLGQRGPLPEDAAEQEDADDLLAATLELVLPQADVVVVEHARLAQWLADGTMDIGEASSPAHAMLGAGAKWVLVLGAPLRPGHFANMLIGPNGATSNTPWQAPPERSSDSGGLLATALTAYLAHGMPVPQAVEHALAHADSGISASFLPGMGRRVANRMRQQ, from the coding sequence GTGACATTTCCCACTCCCCCCATCGTACTGATTTTCGGCCCTTTCGACCCTACGGGTTCGGACGGGCTCCCGGCTGATGCCGTGACCTGCGCCAGCCTGGGCTGCCACGGACTGGCCGCGGTAACCGCGCTGACCGTGCAGGATACGGCTGCCGTCGAGGACGTGCAGGCGATTTCCCCCGAACTGCTGGACGACCAGGCGCGTTGCGTGCTCGAAGACATGCCCGTGCAGGCGATCAAGGTGGGCGCTCTGTACACGGCGGAAGCCGCGAGCGCGGTGGCGCAGGTGGCGGCCGACTACAGCAACGTGCCGCTGGTGCTGCACCTGGGCCAGCGCGGACCGCTGCCCGAAGACGCGGCCGAACAGGAAGACGCCGACGATCTGCTGGCCGCGACGCTGGAATTGGTCCTGCCCCAGGCGGATGTGGTGGTCGTCGAACATGCGCGTCTGGCTCAATGGTTGGCGGACGGAACCATGGATATCGGTGAAGCTTCCTCGCCGGCTCATGCAATGCTGGGGGCCGGCGCCAAATGGGTGCTGGTTCTGGGCGCGCCGCTGCGGCCGGGACATTTCGCCAACATGCTGATCGGGCCCAACGGCGCGACCTCGAATACTCCCTGGCAGGCGCCTCCGGAACGCAGCAGCGACAGCGGCGGCCTGCTGGCCACGGCGCTCACGGCCTACCTGGCGCATGGAATGCCGGTCCCGCAAGCGGTGGAACATGCCCTGGCGCACGCTGACTCGGGCATTTCAGCAAGTTTCCTGCCCGGCATGGGCCGGCGCGTAGCCAATCGGATGCGCCAGCAATGA
- the thiE gene encoding thiamine phosphate synthase, whose product MTSLRFPRGLYGVTPEWDDTGRLLRAVKQAAAGGMRSLQLRRKDVPAATRREQAQALAPLCRELGVVFLVNDHWELALEVGADGVHLGRGDGDLAQVRAQAPDLIIGASCYDDIERARAMLEAGADYIAFGAVFPSPTKPAAVRAPLSLFAQAVALAQSRPAPRPAVVAIGGITPSNAALVAQAGADAVAVITGVFEAPDIGLAAAECARPFLSPLSPQSPLTAPPSRGESAG is encoded by the coding sequence ATGACCTCCCTGCGCTTTCCCCGCGGCCTGTATGGCGTCACGCCCGAATGGGACGACACCGGCAGGCTGCTGCGCGCCGTGAAGCAGGCGGCGGCCGGCGGCATGCGTTCGCTGCAGCTGCGCCGCAAGGACGTGCCGGCCGCGACCCGGCGCGAACAGGCCCAGGCGCTGGCCCCGCTGTGCCGTGAACTGGGCGTGGTGTTCCTGGTCAACGATCACTGGGAACTCGCGCTGGAAGTCGGCGCCGACGGCGTGCACCTGGGCCGCGGCGACGGCGACCTGGCCCAGGTACGGGCACAGGCGCCCGACCTGATCATCGGCGCATCCTGCTACGACGATATCGAGCGCGCGCGCGCCATGCTCGAGGCGGGCGCGGACTATATCGCCTTCGGCGCGGTGTTCCCGTCGCCCACCAAGCCGGCGGCGGTGCGCGCACCGCTCTCGCTGTTCGCGCAGGCCGTGGCACTGGCGCAATCGCGGCCCGCGCCGCGGCCGGCGGTGGTGGCCATCGGCGGCATCACGCCGTCCAACGCGGCGCTGGTGGCGCAGGCCGGCGCCGATGCCGTGGCGGTCATCACCGGGGTCTTCGAGGCGCCGGATATCGGCCTGGCCGCGGCGGAATGTGCGCGTCCATTTCTATCGCCCCTGTCTCCCCAATCGCCCCTGACGGCGCCGCCCTCGCGCGGCGAGTCGGCCGGCTGA